Within the Gloeobacter kilaueensis JS1 genome, the region GACCAATAGATGCACCGGCTGGATGCCCTCGCGGGGTGCCGCGCAACCGGCAAGTTCAAGACTTCTGAGCCACTCCCATTCAAGAAAAGGCAGGCCATCGGCCACCAGGGCATTCCAGCGCGCCCTATCGATGGCTTTGAGGGAATCGACCCACTGACAGGTGAGGTTGGTGGAGGACATCGGCAAGGTGCTGCGCAACGTTCTCCTTCATGTTAAGGGACATAACAGTGTTCCTCTGGGGCCAGGGGTGACTTTTCTGACGCTCAAGTTCTGACTTTTTTCTACCGACAGGCGACGCCGGGCTTTCTACCGTTTAGAAACCACCGGTGGCAGGCGCAAGAGAGCCCGCCTCCCGGTTCTTCCCGCTTTAGTTGGAGCAAGTGCTATGAAAAGTGTACAGATTCACTGGGGCATTGCCGCTCTCGGGTTCTGCCTGGCCACCGGCGGCGCGAGCGCCGCCCAGGCCCAGACCTGCAACGCCACCTGGCAGGTTGTCCCGAGCCCCGCTCTGCAGTCGGGCGGGACGCTTGCCGGGGTGACGGCGATCGCCGCCGACAACGTCTGGGCGGTCGGTTCGCGCAATACCACAAACGGCCTGCTAAGGACGCTCATCGAGCGCTGGAACGGCAGCCAGTGGGCAATCGTTCCCAGTCCCAACCCCCTCAACTTTTCGAGCGATCAAGATTTGCTGGCCGGTGTGGCAGCCGTCTCGGCCACCGATATCTGGGCTGTCGGCAGCCACATCATCAACGGCACCCAGTCCCAGGGACTTGCCCTGCACTGGAACGGCAGGCGCTGGAGCGTCGTGCCCACCCCGAGCACTACCCTCGGCAACGCCCTGGTAGGGATCACGGCCATCGCCACAAACAATGTCTGGGCGGTGGGAACGAACGGCAACGCCACCCTTGTCGAGCACTGGGACGGCAGCCAGTGGAGCATCGTCCCCAGCCGGAACGTACCGGGGGCGGAGGAGCAGATTCTCAAGGGGGTGACGGCGGTAGCAGCCAACGACATCTGGGCCGTCGGCTCTGTCGAGCCCCAGAGCGGTCCCACCCGTACCCTCACCGAGCACTGGGACGGCAGTCAGTGGAGCATCGTCCCCAGCCCGAACCCCGGAGCGCTCAACAACGTCCTCAACGGCACTGCTGCCATCGCCACAAACAACGTCTGGGCGGTGGGCTACGGCGACGGAGCGCCCGCCTTCGGCACCCTCACCGAACAGTGGAACGGCAGCCAGTGGCAGGTGATCCCCAGCGCCGACGCCAGTGGCCAGTTCAACATCCTGACGGCGGTGAACGCCCCCGCTGCCGACAATATCTGGACGGTGGGCTACACCCAGAACGTTGGCCTCAACCAGACCCTGAGCGAGCACTGGGACGGCAGCCAGTGGCAGGTGGTGCCGACGCCGAACGTCGGCACAGGCAACAATCAGTTGCTGGCCGTCACCAGCACCGGCACCAACATCTGGGCGGTGGGCTTCACCGGCAGCGGCACCTCTGCCCAGCCGCTCATCGCTTTGTTTTGCAACGGACAGTCTGGATGATGTCGGCAAGCCACCCCCACTTTGCGGCCATTTCTGCTGGTTTCCGCCCGAATGCAGGCTGGAGGCTTGCATTTAATAAATGAAGGAGGTAGGTTACTGATAACAACTGTCCACAAGCCCACATCTTGAGGCCCATGCTCGACTTCCTGAAAATCTCACGCCAGATGCAGGGCGTCGGTCGCCAGCTCGCTCAAGAAGCGGAGCGTTCCAGCCGCCGCATCGAAGAGGCACTGCGGCTGCTCGATTGGGTTCGTCAGAACCAGCAGGCGGTTGTCGAACGCACCGCCGAGGTGCGCAGCCGGATCACCTTCTTGATCGGTGCGCCGGTCGAACCCCTCGAAAGCATCCATCCGGTAGCGCCGATTGCCCCGGTCCATACCGTCGTTGCCACCGATGGCTCCCAGATTGCCCCGAGCCACCACGAGATCGCCTACTGCTCGCTCATCAACGTCGGAAAAGTCTGCCTGCACTACGGCACGGGAGCCCGGCCATTGCTCGACTCGCAGCCGGAGGTCTTTTATCGCGAAGAAGACCTCTACGGCAACTGGGGGCTGAGCGCCGAGGAGGCGCTCGCCATCCGCCGCTCGCGGGCTGAGACGGAGGTTCTGGCAGACCTGGCCCTCGACTGTACCGACGAGGGCGTACCGAGCGTCGCCTTAGTCGATGGTTCGCTCATCCACTGGCAGCTCGAACAGGTCAACAACAAACACCAGCGGGCAATTCTTGAGCCGGTACTCGCCGCCTGGGAGCGCTTGCGCCAGAAGCGCATTCCGCTGGCCGGCTACATCAGCTCCTCCCGCTCGGGCGATGCGCTAAATTTTTTGCGGCTCCAACTGTGTCCCCACCCCGATCCGGACTGTGACCGCCACTGCGCGGGCAACACGGGCCGGGGAGCGCCCTGCGGCCTGCTGCATGGCCTGAGCGACCGCCGGTTGCACGAGCGGCTTTTAGCACCGGGCGAGCGCTCGGCCCTGTGGGCGAGTACCTCCCGCATCCTCGAACACTATGGTCCGCACCGCGTCCACTTCTGCTATCTGCACACCGGCGCTGAGGTGGCCCGCGTCGAGATGCCCGAGTGGGTGGCCCTCGACAGCGAACTGCGCGAGCGGGTGCTGGGGGTGTGTCTCTCCCAGGTCGAAAAGGGCTACGGCTATCCGGTGGCCCTCGCCGAGGCCCATAACCGGGCGGTGGTGCAGGGGGGCGACCGGGCGCGCTTTTTTGCAATGCTCGAAACCGCCCTCTTCAAAGCTGGTCTGCAGGATGTGCGCGTCTCCCGCAAGGAAGCGCGCAAGCGCGGCAGCATCGCTTGATCGCAAGTTGCAAGCCAGTACGACAGCAACAGTGCCGCAATTAAAAAGAAAAGACCAGCCCGAGGCAGTTCCTCCGGCTGGTCCTTGGGTCCTATGCACGGTGCTGCGGAGCACCGGGCAATTTAGTAGTTGCGGTCGCGCAGATCGGCGTCAGACTGCTTGGCACGACCGGCGGCGATGTCGCCGGGGTCGTTGGTGACTTTGCCCCAGTTTTCCTGGGTGCTGCCCTGAACGCGCTCACCCAGGTTGCGGGCGCGCTCGCCGAGGCTGGGCCGGTTGCGGAAGCGAGCCGCATCGTAGCTGCCCACCGGAGCGTCGTAGACGCCGTAATCGCTGATGCCGTAGCCATTCAGGATGCTCTCGGCCTCGTTGATCTCGGTTTGATCGCCTTCGACGACCACCAGATAATCACCGCGCGCAACCGCCGCGTTGTACGCTTCGGCCCGCTCCTTGGGAATGCCCAGACCAACCAGGGCACCGACCAGGCCGCCAGCCGCCGCACCGATTGCACCGCCACTCAGAGTGGTCGCAATCGCTGTGCCGAGCGCACCGGCGGTCATCACCGGACCGATGCCGGGGATGGCCAGAGCGCCGATACCGACTAGAAGACCAGTCAGACCGCCAACGGCTGCACCGGCGGTGGCACCGGTTGCAGCGCCTTCACCGGCTCGGTTGCCGACGGTGTCCCTGACATCCGCACCAGCAATGTCTCCGCCATCCTCGTGTCTGGAGATCACAGAGACATCGTTCATATCAAAACCGGAGTCGCGCAGCCTGGTGAGTGCCTGTTCCGCCTGAGCGCGGTTCGGAAAAGTACCGATGGCGCGACGAATTGTTGTGTCAGCCATATGTGTTTGCCTGTCTCGTTATGAGGGTCATTTGCACTGTAAGAAATGCAGGGGTAAAGTCCCTCCCCCCCAGGGCAGGCATCTACGCCGTCCTAGACGCGGTAGCCCTCCGCCTGAAGGGAGAACAGCTCGGCGTAGCGCCCGTTGCGGGCGATCAATTCCTGGTGCGATCCCTGCTCAAGAATCCGGCCCCCTTCAAGAACAACAATCCGATCTGCCGAGATCACCGTCGAGAAGCGGTGGGAGATAAGAAGAGCGATCTTGCCCTGGCGCAGATCGCGAAACTTGCGAAAGACCTCGTGCTCGGCGCGGGCGTCGAGGGCGGCGGTCGGTTCGTCGAGTACCAGCACCGGTGCGTCGCGCATGTAGGCGCGGGCGAGGGCAATCTTCTGCCACTGCCCGCCGGAGAGATCCTGGCCCTCGCGGAACCACTTGCCGAGCATCGTCTGATAGCCTTTGTCGAGTCTGGAGATCACGGCGTCCGCCCCGCCCCAACCGGCGGCGGTCTCGATGCGCTCGTCGTCGGCCAATTCTCCTACCCGGCCATAGCCGATGTTGTCGCGGGCGGTGGCGTGGAAGCGCACAAAATCCTGAAAGATGACGCCGATGAGTTCGCGTAGGTGAGCAGGGTCGTACTCGCGCAGATCTTTGCCGTCGAGCAAGATCCGCCCCCCGGTCGGTTCATAGAGCCGCGTGAGCAGCTTCACCAGGGTCGTCTTGCCCGAGCCGTTCTCGCCCACCAGCGCTACAGTTTCGCCCGGCGTCAGTTCAAAGCTGACGCCGCTCAGCACATCGCGCTCCGCCCCCGGATAGCGGAAACTGACGTTCTCGAAGCGGATGCCCTGCTCGATCTGCTCAGGGATTGCCGCCGGAATCGAGCTTGTCGGCAGACGGGCTTCGAGGTCGAGAAACTTGAACAGATCGTCGATGTACAGAAAGTTCTTGTAGAGGCTGGCCCCGCCCCTGGTAAACGATTGCAGCTGGTTGTTGAGCTGCAGGACCGCCCCGGCGTAGAGCGTCAGATCCCCGATCGTGAGCAACCGCCTCAGAGCCAGCCAGATGAGATAGCCGTAGAGCCCGACGTAACCGATAGAACTGGCAACGCTGCTTGCGATCCGGGCTCCGCCCTTGCGCAGAGCGAGATCCACCGTTTCTTTATGCACCCTCGCAAACAGGGCGCGGTAGCTCTCGATAAAGTACGGCCCGAGGTTAAAGAGCTTGATCTCCTTGGCGGCCTGGTCCGTTCCCATCAGCGACTGGATATAGCTCATCTGCCGGGCCTCGGGGGTGCGGGCGTTGACCAGCAGGTAGCCCGTGCGCACAAAGCGCAGCGTGGAGACGACCAGCGGAATCGCAGTAAGCAGCAGCACCGGCACGACAAAGAAGCCCAGCCGCGAGAGCAGCACCGCGAGGGAGGAGATGGCGATTGCCCCCTCCACGAGATTTAAGAGCTGACTCAAAAGCCCCAGAGGCCGATAACCCGCCTCGCGCTGGGCGCGCTGCAGCATGTCGTAGAACTTCGGATCCTCGAAGTAGGCCAGTTCCAGCTCGTCCGCCTTGCGCAGGATCTGCTCGTTGATTTCAAACGTCAGCTTCTCGCCGAAGACTTCTTCGAGCATCGAGTTGCCCATCTGCGCCGCCGCCGAGAGCACGAGCAAGCCCAGTTCTACGCCCACCAGAGCGAAGGCCCGGCCCGTGAACACTTCACCGTCCGCTCGGGAGGCGGCCACCACCACCGTATCGATGATGAGCTTGCCCACGAACAGTTGGACAGCAGGCAGAATGCCGCTCAGCAGCGTCAGGCCAAACAAACCCAGACAGGAGGACGGACCACTCTGCCAGAGCAGTCCGGCGATGCGGCGCAGGCGATTGACTATAGCAGACAAAGAAGAAAAGCCGACCACTCCTCTATTGTCGTCAACCGGTAATCAGGCGGCCAGCTACCCATTCTTCCAGTCCGACCAGTGCCTCGCGGGCGGCCAGCCACTCTGCCGGAATCGGTGCCGCCAGAGCAACGATACCGCCGACGATCGCACAGGTTGTATCGCCGTCCTCCAGTCCAGCGATCGTCGTCCAGAGCGCTTCTTCGAAATTATCCAGATGGTGCGCTGCACACCAGAGACAATAAGGCACCGTGTCCTGGGCCGAAATCTGACGACCGGTACCTAGAACGGCAACCGCCTGCGCGTGTTCTTCAGGTGCAATGTGTAAAGCTTTTTCGATGCCATCGAGGACTGCCCCTGCTGGTACATACGGACACACCGCTTCCAAAAATTCCCGGCCTACAGGCGGAGCAGGTTGAGCGGCGAGAGCCGCCGCCACCGCCACCGCTGCCGCCCCAGCCTGGCCCTCCGGATGGGCGTGGGTGACTGTGGCAGAAAGTATCGCTTCAGCGGCAGCACAGGAGAGATCGTCGCTGAAGTACGCCCCAATCGGAGTCGCCCGCATCGCCGCGCCGTTGCCCCAGGAGCCGTTTGCAAAAACAGCAGTCGTCAATTCCTGCCAGGGGCGGCTGCCTACCTGCTCCAGCAGCTTGCGCACCCCCAGACCGTAGGCGCGATGGGGATCTTCGGCGTAGCGGCGGGCAAAGGCGGCAATCAAACTGTCCTGATCGATCCGGCCATGCATCGCCAGATTTTCGACCACCGAAAGGGTCATATGGGTATCGTCGGACCAGCGCCAGGTCGCCGCCGGAAGTGTGCGACTGACCAGCAACTCGGGCCTGAGCAGGATACGCATTCCAAAGGCGTCGCCCACGGATGTGCCGTCCAGACTGCGCCGCATCTTTTGAAATTTATCTATCTTCGATCCCATCATTTCGGCACCAGTCCGTAGTTGATTGAAGCGTCGGCTCGAACAGCTCGACAAGTTCTGCTTCGCTCAGGCCCGTCTCCGTACTTACCTGTTCCACCTGGGCGGCAAGACGACGAGCCAGCTCTGCAACTTTCTGAGGATCCGGAGATTTGACAGGCACATACACCCCAATCAACCGACCGTGGCTCTGGATACCCAGAACTTCGCCAGCCGCCAGGTGCTGACTGGCCCGATCTCGAAACTCCCGCACGCCAAGGAATTTCATTGTTCTCTCTTTATGACCACTTGTGACCACATTTTAGCCTGCTACCAGAGTTTGGCACCATCCGCTCGCAGACTGTGGTCATCACGGATGCACGAACCGGAAGTGTTTGGCCGCAGCCGGAGCGATCGAATCGTGATTTGTTAGAGCACTGTGCTTTGACGCTAGCCGTGGCGCACCAGAAAATTCCCGGCACTACAATAAGGCTGTGCCGGAAGTACAGGAGCTGAGCGAGCTGTTGCAGCGCCTCCACCGCGCCCTGGCGGCGGAGGCGGATCGTGGTTTCGGCAACATCCGGGGCAACCGGCAGTATTTTTCAGAATTTTTGAGCGCGGCCCTGAGCGAACCGCCCACCGGCATCGCTGGGGCGGACGAGCAGCGGCGCTGGCAGGATCTGGGTAAAAAGTTCGAGCGCTACGGAGAACTGGAAGCAGGAGCGAGGGCGCATCTGGTGGCCGAGACCCGCCGCTTTTTGCACCGGCTGCGCCGCTCGCTGGAGCCACCGCCAGTCCCAAAAAGCAACGGTCGCAACTCCAGAAGCCAGCCGCCGCCAAAGCCGGAGGTGCTGGAGCAGCCGGTTTCGACTCTCAAGGGCATCGGTCCCAAACTGGCGGCCCAACTGGAGAAATTGGGCCTCACGACGATCGGCGCGGTGCTGCGCTACTTTCCCCGCGACTACCTCGATTACACCAACCGCACGACGATCAAGACCTGCGAGGTGGGCCAGACGGTGACGATCGTCGCCCAGGTGCGCCGGGCCAGTTGCTTTACCAGTCCCCGCAACCACAAGC harbors:
- a CDS encoding type II toxin-antitoxin system Phd/YefM family antitoxin; the protein is MKFLGVREFRDRASQHLAAGEVLGIQSHGRLIGVYVPVKSPDPQKVAELARRLAAQVEQVSTETGLSEAELVELFEPTLQSTTDWCRNDGIEDR
- a CDS encoding CsbD family protein produces the protein MADTTIRRAIGTFPNRAQAEQALTRLRDSGFDMNDVSVISRHEDGGDIAGADVRDTVGNRAGEGAATGATAGAAVGGLTGLLVGIGALAIPGIGPVMTAGALGTAIATTLSGGAIGAAAGGLVGALVGLGIPKERAEAYNAAVARGDYLVVVEGDQTEINEAESILNGYGISDYGVYDAPVGSYDAARFRNRPSLGERARNLGERVQGSTQENWGKVTNDPGDIAAGRAKQSDADLRDRNY
- a CDS encoding ADP-ribosylglycohydrolase family protein, yielding MRRSLDGTSVGDAFGMRILLRPELLVSRTLPAATWRWSDDTHMTLSVVENLAMHGRIDQDSLIAAFARRYAEDPHRAYGLGVRKLLEQVGSRPWQELTTAVFANGSWGNGAAMRATPIGAYFSDDLSCAAAEAILSATVTHAHPEGQAGAAAVAVAAALAAQPAPPVGREFLEAVCPYVPAGAVLDGIEKALHIAPEEHAQAVAVLGTGRQISAQDTVPYCLWCAAHHLDNFEEALWTTIAGLEDGDTTCAIVGGIVALAAPIPAEWLAAREALVGLEEWVAGRLITG
- a CDS encoding ABC transporter ATP-binding protein, which codes for MSAIVNRLRRIAGLLWQSGPSSCLGLFGLTLLSGILPAVQLFVGKLIIDTVVVAASRADGEVFTGRAFALVGVELGLLVLSAAAQMGNSMLEEVFGEKLTFEINEQILRKADELELAYFEDPKFYDMLQRAQREAGYRPLGLLSQLLNLVEGAIAISSLAVLLSRLGFFVVPVLLLTAIPLVVSTLRFVRTGYLLVNARTPEARQMSYIQSLMGTDQAAKEIKLFNLGPYFIESYRALFARVHKETVDLALRKGGARIASSVASSIGYVGLYGYLIWLALRRLLTIGDLTLYAGAVLQLNNQLQSFTRGGASLYKNFLYIDDLFKFLDLEARLPTSSIPAAIPEQIEQGIRFENVSFRYPGAERDVLSGVSFELTPGETVALVGENGSGKTTLVKLLTRLYEPTGGRILLDGKDLREYDPAHLRELIGVIFQDFVRFHATARDNIGYGRVGELADDERIETAAGWGGADAVISRLDKGYQTMLGKWFREGQDLSGGQWQKIALARAYMRDAPVLVLDEPTAALDARAEHEVFRKFRDLRQGKIALLISHRFSTVISADRIVVLEGGRILEQGSHQELIARNGRYAELFSLQAEGYRV
- a CDS encoding DNA double-strand break repair nuclease NurA, which translates into the protein MLDFLKISRQMQGVGRQLAQEAERSSRRIEEALRLLDWVRQNQQAVVERTAEVRSRITFLIGAPVEPLESIHPVAPIAPVHTVVATDGSQIAPSHHEIAYCSLINVGKVCLHYGTGARPLLDSQPEVFYREEDLYGNWGLSAEEALAIRRSRAETEVLADLALDCTDEGVPSVALVDGSLIHWQLEQVNNKHQRAILEPVLAAWERLRQKRIPLAGYISSSRSGDALNFLRLQLCPHPDPDCDRHCAGNTGRGAPCGLLHGLSDRRLHERLLAPGERSALWASTSRILEHYGPHRVHFCYLHTGAEVARVEMPEWVALDSELRERVLGVCLSQVEKGYGYPVALAEAHNRAVVQGGDRARFFAMLETALFKAGLQDVRVSRKEARKRGSIA